The following are encoded together in the Lathyrus oleraceus cultivar Zhongwan6 chromosome 3, CAAS_Psat_ZW6_1.0, whole genome shotgun sequence genome:
- the LOC127126152 gene encoding ARM REPEAT PROTEIN INTERACTING WITH ABF2 isoform X2, with protein sequence MKIFLPQNLDKRKSLFTFKIEFQSLTHFKLNFNTILILRKTITFNLMDRKETLKRKFDFTDDDESTDEVLHENSRRLTIADDITNRIDLLNSVFSSSDPDIGSAQNALVFLSEYAKDDDMVDSMVVCGVVPALVKVLRMVSNGGDFDADTCDVEKECVYILGLIAPKPEYQQLIVDAGALPCLVELLMRPKALGVSQSLFSLLLGRVADAITNLAHENINIKTLVRLEGGIPPLVDLLESTDTKVQRAAAGALRTLAFQNAENKDQIVECDALPTLVLMLGSEDPAMHYEAVGVIGNLVHSSPEIKREVLLEGALQPVICLLSSPCLESQREAALLIGQFATTDSDCKIHIAQRGAIKPLIKMLKSSDLQLREMSTFALGRLAQDSHNQAGIAYNGGIEPLLNLLATKNPSVQHNAAFALYALADNEDNVPLIIKADGLQKLQDGHFSVLPTQECVAKMLKRLEEKMQGRVLKQMLYLMRSGEKVVQKRVALALAHLCSADDRKTIFIDNNGLELLLDLLESTIKKQKREASAALHTMATKGIGASIVDLAPTSPTSQVYLGEQYVNNPLLSDVTFIVEGKLFHAHRVCLVSSDIFRIMFDGGYREKEAKDIEIPNIKWNVFELMMRFIYTGTVDVDLDVAPDLLKAADQYLLDGLKRICESVISEDISVENVSLMYMMSDTYNATSLKYSCILFILEQFDKLSSKPWYCHFIRCIKPDIRNFFSTLLTMPKHAD encoded by the exons ATGAAAATCTTTTTGCCTCAAAATCTCGATAAGAGGAAGAGTCTTTTCACTTTCAAAATCGAATTTCAATCTCTTACGCATTTCAAATTGAACTTCAACACCATTTTGATTCTCAGAAAAACCATAACCTTTAATCTAATGGACCGCAAGGAAACTTTGAAGAGGAAATTCGATTTCACCGATGATGACGAATCAACCGATGAAGTTCTTCACGAAAACTCTCGCCGTCTAACTATCGCCGACGATATTACTAACCGCATAGATCTGTTAAACTCGGTTTTTTCATCGTCCGATCCGGATATCGGTTCTGCTCAAAATGCTCTTGTTTTTCTTTCGGAATACGCCAAAGATG ATGATATGGTGGATTCTATGGTAGTTTGTGGTGTTGTTCCTGCTCTAGTGAAGGTTTTGCGTATGGTGTCTAATGGAGGTGATTTCGATGCTGATACTTGCGATGTTGAAAAAGAGTGTGTATACATCCTCGGTCTTATCGCTCCCAAG CCGGAGTATCAACAACTCATTGTTGATGCTGGAGCCTTGCCTTGTCTTGTGGAATTGTTGATGAGACCTAAAGCCCTTGGTGTTTCTCAATCACTTTTTTCTCTTCTTCTTGGGAGAGTAGCTGATGCAATAACCAATCTTGCTCATGAAAATATCAATATCAAGACCCTTGTCAG GTTGGAAGGTGGCATTCCTCCTCTTGTTGATTTGCTTGAGTCCACTGATACAAAGGTACAGAGAGCTGCTGCAGGGGCCCTGAGAACTCTTGCATTTCAAAATGCTGAGAATAAAGACCAG ATTGTTGAATGTGATGCGTTGCCCACTCTTGTACTAATGCTTGGATCAGAGGATCCTGCAATGCATTATGAGGCA GTTGGTGTGATTGGAAATCTTGTCCACTCTTCACCAGAAATTAAGAGAGAGGTTCTTCTAGAAGGGGCTTTACAACCAGTTATTTGCCTACTAAG TTCCCCCTGTTTGGAGAGCCAAAGAGAAGCAGCTCTTTTAATTGGTCAATTTGCCACAACGGATTCAGATTGCAAG ATTCACATTGCCCAAAGAGGTGCTATAAAACCTTTAATCAAAATGCTCAAGTCTTCAGATTTACAACTCAGGGAAATGTCAACTTTTGCACTTGGGAGGTTGGCACAG GACTCACACAATCAAGCTGGCATTGCTTACAACGGAGGTATAGAGCCTCTCCTCAATCTTCTTGCCACAAAGAACCCTTCTGTCCAACACAATGCAGCTTTTGCTCTCTATGCTCTTGCTGATAATGAG GACAATGTTCCTCTTATTATTAAAGCGGATGGTTTACAAAAACTGCAGGATGGACATTTCAGTGTTCTT CCTACTCAAGAGTGTGTAGCAAAAATGTTAAAAAGATTGGAGGAGAAGATGCAAGGCCGA GTACTGAAGCAAATGTTATATCTTATGCGCTCTGGGGAAAAGGTTGTTCAAAAACGTGTAGCTCTTGCTCTTGCACATTTATGTTCCGCTGATGATCGTAAAACTATTTTCATTGACAATAATG GATTAGAATTGCTGTTGGATCTCCTTGAATCTACAATAAAAAAGCAGAAGCGTGAAGCCTCTGCAGCGCTTCACACAATGGCTACCAAAGGAATTGGTGCCTCTATTGTTGATCTTGCGCCTACATCACCAACTTCCCAG GTTTACTTGGGTGAGCAATATGTAAACAATCCACTACTTTCTGATGTCACATTCATAGTTGAAG GCAAACTCTTTCATGCTCATAGAGTCTGTTTAGTTTCATCTGATATATTTCGCATAATGTTTGATGGGGGTTACAGG GAAAAGGAAGCCAAGGATATAGAGATTCCAAATATTAAATGGAATGTCTTTGAGTTGATGATGAG ATTTATATACACTGGAACAGTCGATGTTGATTTGGATGTTGCCCCGGACCTCCTTAAAGCTGCAGATCAATATCTTCTCGATGGTCTTAAGCGTATTTGTGAATCTGTTATTTCTGAG GATATTTCTGTGGAAAATGTTTCACTAATGTATATGATGTCAGACACTTATAATGCTACATCGTTAAAATATTCATGCATACTATTTATCTTGGAGCAATTTGATAAATTGAGCTCCAAACCATG GTATTGTCACTTTATCCGTTGCATTAAGCCGGACATTCGGAACTTCTTCTCGACTTTACTTACCATGCCTAAACATGCTGACTAG
- the LOC127126152 gene encoding ARM REPEAT PROTEIN INTERACTING WITH ABF2 isoform X1, translating into MKIFLPQNLDKRKSLFTFKIEFQSLTHFKLNFNTILILRKTITFNLMDRKETLKRKFDFTDDDESTDEVLHENSRRLTIADDITNRIDLLNSVFSSSDPDIGSAQNALVFLSEYAKDADDMVDSMVVCGVVPALVKVLRMVSNGGDFDADTCDVEKECVYILGLIAPKPEYQQLIVDAGALPCLVELLMRPKALGVSQSLFSLLLGRVADAITNLAHENINIKTLVRLEGGIPPLVDLLESTDTKVQRAAAGALRTLAFQNAENKDQIVECDALPTLVLMLGSEDPAMHYEAVGVIGNLVHSSPEIKREVLLEGALQPVICLLSSPCLESQREAALLIGQFATTDSDCKIHIAQRGAIKPLIKMLKSSDLQLREMSTFALGRLAQDSHNQAGIAYNGGIEPLLNLLATKNPSVQHNAAFALYALADNEDNVPLIIKADGLQKLQDGHFSVLPTQECVAKMLKRLEEKMQGRVLKQMLYLMRSGEKVVQKRVALALAHLCSADDRKTIFIDNNGLELLLDLLESTIKKQKREASAALHTMATKGIGASIVDLAPTSPTSQVYLGEQYVNNPLLSDVTFIVEGKLFHAHRVCLVSSDIFRIMFDGGYREKEAKDIEIPNIKWNVFELMMRFIYTGTVDVDLDVAPDLLKAADQYLLDGLKRICESVISEDISVENVSLMYMMSDTYNATSLKYSCILFILEQFDKLSSKPWYCHFIRCIKPDIRNFFSTLLTMPKHAD; encoded by the exons ATGAAAATCTTTTTGCCTCAAAATCTCGATAAGAGGAAGAGTCTTTTCACTTTCAAAATCGAATTTCAATCTCTTACGCATTTCAAATTGAACTTCAACACCATTTTGATTCTCAGAAAAACCATAACCTTTAATCTAATGGACCGCAAGGAAACTTTGAAGAGGAAATTCGATTTCACCGATGATGACGAATCAACCGATGAAGTTCTTCACGAAAACTCTCGCCGTCTAACTATCGCCGACGATATTACTAACCGCATAGATCTGTTAAACTCGGTTTTTTCATCGTCCGATCCGGATATCGGTTCTGCTCAAAATGCTCTTGTTTTTCTTTCGGAATACGCCAAAGATG CAGATGATATGGTGGATTCTATGGTAGTTTGTGGTGTTGTTCCTGCTCTAGTGAAGGTTTTGCGTATGGTGTCTAATGGAGGTGATTTCGATGCTGATACTTGCGATGTTGAAAAAGAGTGTGTATACATCCTCGGTCTTATCGCTCCCAAG CCGGAGTATCAACAACTCATTGTTGATGCTGGAGCCTTGCCTTGTCTTGTGGAATTGTTGATGAGACCTAAAGCCCTTGGTGTTTCTCAATCACTTTTTTCTCTTCTTCTTGGGAGAGTAGCTGATGCAATAACCAATCTTGCTCATGAAAATATCAATATCAAGACCCTTGTCAG GTTGGAAGGTGGCATTCCTCCTCTTGTTGATTTGCTTGAGTCCACTGATACAAAGGTACAGAGAGCTGCTGCAGGGGCCCTGAGAACTCTTGCATTTCAAAATGCTGAGAATAAAGACCAG ATTGTTGAATGTGATGCGTTGCCCACTCTTGTACTAATGCTTGGATCAGAGGATCCTGCAATGCATTATGAGGCA GTTGGTGTGATTGGAAATCTTGTCCACTCTTCACCAGAAATTAAGAGAGAGGTTCTTCTAGAAGGGGCTTTACAACCAGTTATTTGCCTACTAAG TTCCCCCTGTTTGGAGAGCCAAAGAGAAGCAGCTCTTTTAATTGGTCAATTTGCCACAACGGATTCAGATTGCAAG ATTCACATTGCCCAAAGAGGTGCTATAAAACCTTTAATCAAAATGCTCAAGTCTTCAGATTTACAACTCAGGGAAATGTCAACTTTTGCACTTGGGAGGTTGGCACAG GACTCACACAATCAAGCTGGCATTGCTTACAACGGAGGTATAGAGCCTCTCCTCAATCTTCTTGCCACAAAGAACCCTTCTGTCCAACACAATGCAGCTTTTGCTCTCTATGCTCTTGCTGATAATGAG GACAATGTTCCTCTTATTATTAAAGCGGATGGTTTACAAAAACTGCAGGATGGACATTTCAGTGTTCTT CCTACTCAAGAGTGTGTAGCAAAAATGTTAAAAAGATTGGAGGAGAAGATGCAAGGCCGA GTACTGAAGCAAATGTTATATCTTATGCGCTCTGGGGAAAAGGTTGTTCAAAAACGTGTAGCTCTTGCTCTTGCACATTTATGTTCCGCTGATGATCGTAAAACTATTTTCATTGACAATAATG GATTAGAATTGCTGTTGGATCTCCTTGAATCTACAATAAAAAAGCAGAAGCGTGAAGCCTCTGCAGCGCTTCACACAATGGCTACCAAAGGAATTGGTGCCTCTATTGTTGATCTTGCGCCTACATCACCAACTTCCCAG GTTTACTTGGGTGAGCAATATGTAAACAATCCACTACTTTCTGATGTCACATTCATAGTTGAAG GCAAACTCTTTCATGCTCATAGAGTCTGTTTAGTTTCATCTGATATATTTCGCATAATGTTTGATGGGGGTTACAGG GAAAAGGAAGCCAAGGATATAGAGATTCCAAATATTAAATGGAATGTCTTTGAGTTGATGATGAG ATTTATATACACTGGAACAGTCGATGTTGATTTGGATGTTGCCCCGGACCTCCTTAAAGCTGCAGATCAATATCTTCTCGATGGTCTTAAGCGTATTTGTGAATCTGTTATTTCTGAG GATATTTCTGTGGAAAATGTTTCACTAATGTATATGATGTCAGACACTTATAATGCTACATCGTTAAAATATTCATGCATACTATTTATCTTGGAGCAATTTGATAAATTGAGCTCCAAACCATG GTATTGTCACTTTATCCGTTGCATTAAGCCGGACATTCGGAACTTCTTCTCGACTTTACTTACCATGCCTAAACATGCTGACTAG